One Turneriella parva DSM 21527 genomic region harbors:
- a CDS encoding NAD(P)H-binding protein: MKIFVYGATGNVSAPLTDKLLAAGHTVVAGTRHPEKMAPRPGLVPVKVESQKPQEGVAALNGADAAFLIGPPLVADSFSAIAPFIEQAKKLGLKKVVLMTAWGVEFAPPEVPLRKLELLLESSGLSYNILRPNWFMQNFHSFWIGGILSDQAIYFPGGSARASFVDARDISAVAYELLVSDKFANRAFMVSGPESLNHDDAAARISAATGKTIVYRDVTAEAFKDSLHKAGLPADYVGILGNIAQTLKDGHAAAVSDDVKLVTGKDPISFAQYAQDYRSRWL; this comes from the coding sequence ATGAAGATATTCGTTTATGGAGCGACTGGCAACGTCTCAGCCCCGCTCACAGACAAACTGCTGGCTGCCGGGCATACCGTCGTCGCCGGCACTCGCCACCCGGAAAAAATGGCACCACGGCCCGGCCTCGTGCCTGTCAAAGTCGAATCGCAGAAACCACAAGAAGGTGTCGCAGCCCTGAACGGTGCAGATGCGGCTTTTTTGATAGGGCCGCCTTTGGTAGCAGATTCATTTTCCGCTATCGCGCCGTTTATTGAACAGGCGAAAAAACTCGGTTTAAAAAAAGTCGTGCTCATGACGGCCTGGGGCGTCGAGTTTGCCCCCCCCGAAGTTCCCCTGCGAAAGCTTGAACTTCTGCTCGAATCGTCTGGTCTCAGCTACAATATTCTGCGCCCGAACTGGTTCATGCAGAATTTTCATAGTTTCTGGATCGGCGGCATTTTGAGCGACCAGGCGATCTACTTTCCCGGTGGGTCTGCGCGTGCAAGTTTTGTTGACGCACGCGATATCTCAGCTGTCGCGTATGAGCTGTTGGTCTCTGACAAGTTTGCCAACCGAGCCTTCATGGTCTCGGGTCCGGAATCTCTGAACCACGACGATGCTGCAGCCCGCATTTCTGCGGCGACCGGAAAGACGATCGTCTACCGCGATGTTACGGCCGAAGCCTTTAAGGATTCCCTTCACAAAGCAGGTCTGCCGGCCGATTATGTCGGAATTCTCGGTAACATCGCTCAGACGCTCAAAGACGGCCACGCTGCTGCGGTCTCTGACGACGTGAAGCTGGTGACGGGCAAAGACCCCATTTCATTCGCCCAGTACGCGCAGGACTACCGCTCGCGCTGGCTCTGA